From the genome of Impatiens glandulifera chromosome 9, dImpGla2.1, whole genome shotgun sequence, one region includes:
- the LOC124915493 gene encoding uncharacterized protein LOC124915493, with protein sequence MGSSGEAFPVSYKQLSLMIKGNKTDVVISKYDDHFLVIASQIGSMGTIIQARKEEGMSIDPTFSVSVLFGKRDEPMIVACARQLIANVSNSSAYRPLVLSLGLKDHSSETLKIIVAAVIENRLW encoded by the coding sequence atGGGGAGCTCAGGTGAGGCGTTCCCGGTATCTTATAAGCAGCTATCGTTAATGATAAAGGGGAACAAAACAGATGTAGTAATTTCAAAGTACGATGATCATTTTCTGGTGATTGCAAGTCAGATAGGATCAATGGGGACAATTATTCAAGCGAGGAAGGAAGAAGGGATGTCGATTGATCCAACGTTCAGTGTGTCAGTTTTATTTGGTAAAAGAGACGAACCCATGATTGTGGCTTGTGCTCGTCAGTTGATTGCAAATGTTAGTAACTCTAGCGCATACAGACCATTAGTTCTTTCACTCGGTCTTAAGGATCATTCTTCTGAAACACTCAAAATCATTGTTGCTGCTGTCATTGAGAACCGCCtttggtga
- the LOC124914411 gene encoding transcription termination factor MTEF18, mitochondrial-like: MFIRRIRYRESCVSEMTCRFNGLFFSNFVSNKNPCSIKPNVVHLKLRSFASFESEEEYESTSHISRISRVARTDAQEALFDYLHCTRGFHFTDADHISKNSPHFLHWLISSVENEQDVSRALPKFFRYNPINEFEPFLESLGLHPSELDSLLPRNLMFLHDDELLLDNFHALCAYGIPRIKIGRMYKEASEIFRYDYGTLSLKLKSYEQLGLHKSTVIKLVACCPPLLIGHLNKDFVGVHEKLTEIGLGNDWIGSYLSGKKTYNWRRMLDLIRFLSVAGYSGLQMRTIFEETPAILFENPGKGTFDLVGRLLKLGLELNSIYKLLLTNPQILSAKFSNNIWDAISFLFDIRMDGKDIVNIVASNTELLGAHTLNRPKTVLRKAKVKKEVLCQMIIDDPLKLLHLASTNHANGFSSSSPTNPSKFLDKTTFLLKIGYLENSDEMMKALKQFRGRGDQLQERFDCLVNAGLDYNLVSSMIRQAPTVLNLSKDVLEKKIDYLINRLGYPLDALVAFPSYLCYDMQRITVRVTMYLWLRERGKAKPMLSLSTILACSDLRFEKYFVNIDPQGPAKWEGLRKLLIS; encoded by the coding sequence TAATTTTGTATCTAATAAGAACCCATGTTCCATTAAGCCTAATGTTGTACATCTCAAACTTCGATCATTTGCTAGTTTTGAATCCGAAGAAGAATACGAATCTACTTCCCACATTAGTCGAATTTCTCGGGTTGCAAGAACGGATGCCCAAGAGGCATTGTTTGATTATTTGCATTGCACCAGGGGTTTCCACTTCACTGATGCTGACCATATCAGCAAAAATTCTCCTCATTTTCTTCATTGGCTAATCTCTTCAGTTGAAAATGAGCAAGATGTGTCGAGAGCTTTGCCTAAGTTTTTCAGGTATAATCCCATTAATGAGTTTGAACCTTTTCTTGAAAGCTTAGGTTTACACCCATCTGAACTTGATTCACTTCTTCCTCGTAATTTGATGTTCTTGCATGATGATGAACTTCTTCTCGATAATTTTCATGCCCTTTGTGCTTATGGAATTCCCCGAATTAAGATTGGTAGAATGTATAAAGAGGCAAGTGAAATATTTAGGTATGATTATGGGACATTAAGTTTGAAGCTCAAGTCTTATGAACAATTAGGTTTACACAAATCAACTGTCATAAAGCTGGTAGCTTGTTGTCCTCCCCTTTTGATTGGTCATTTGAACAAAGATTTTGTGGGTGTTCATGAAAAGTTAACTGAAATTGGTCTTGGAAATGATTGGATTGGCAGTTATTTATCTGGGAAAAAAACCTACAATTGGAGAAGAATGCTTGACTTGATCCGTTTTCTCAGTGTAGCCGGCTACAGTGGTTTGCAGATGCGAACCATATTTGAGGAAACCCCTGCAATATTGTTCGAAAATCCTGGGAAAGGAACGTTCGATCTTGTGGGGAGGTTGCTAAAATTAGGTCTAGAGTTGAATTCAATTTACAAGTTGTTGTTAACAAACCCTCAAATATTGTCAGCAAAATTCTCTAACAATATTTGGGATGCCATTTCGTTTCTGTTCGACATTAGAATGGATGGGAAAGATATTGTCAATATCGTCGCATCTAACACCGAGTTATTGGGTGCACACACTTTAAACAGACCTAAAACTGTGTTGAGGAAAGCGAAAGTGAAGAAAGAAGTTCTGTGCCAAATGATAATTGACGACCCTCTTAAGTTACTTCATCTAGCATCAACAAATCACGCCAATGGATTTTCGTCCTCATCTCCGACAAACCCGAGTAAGTTTCTCGATAAAACAACGTTTTTATTAAAGATAGGATACTTGGAGAATTCGGATGAGATGATGAAAGCATTGAAGCAGTTTCGAGGTAGAGGAGATCAGTTGCAGGAGAGATTTGATTGTCTTGTGAATGCTGGTTTGGATTATAATCTTGTATCGAGTATGATTAGACAAGCCCCTACTGTTCTAAATTTGTCGAAAGATGTTCTTGAGAAGAAGATTGATTACTTGATAAACCGGCTAGGTTATCCGTTAGACGCACTTGTTGCATTTCCGTCGTACTTGTGTTATGATATGCAGAGAATTACGGTTAGAGTCACGATGTATTTATGGCTGAGGGAGCGAGGCAAGGCGAAGCCGATGCTCTCATTGAGCACTATACTTGCATGTTCGGATTTGCGGTTCGAGAAATACTTTGTTAACATAGATCCTCAAGGTCCAGCAAAATGGGAAGGTTTAAGAAAATTGTTGATTTCATAG